Proteins from one Syngnathus scovelli strain Florida chromosome 17, RoL_Ssco_1.2, whole genome shotgun sequence genomic window:
- the prpf38b gene encoding pre-mRNA-splicing factor 38B isoform X2 — MANMGSQAMNKPASGKHGNVLPLWGNEKTMNLNPMILTNVLSSPYFKVQLYELKTYHEVVDEIYFKVTHVEPWEKGSRKTAGQTGMCGGVRGVGTGGIVSTAFCLLYKLFTLKLTRKQLMGLITHTDSPYIRALGFMYIRYTQPPADLIDWYDDFMDDEEVCHAWCATRPPLLFCILPNYAHCAAGELDSVSQHCWFACELDVKAGGGCVMTVGEMLRSFLTKLEWFSTLFPRIPVPVQKSIDQQMKSRPRKVPQKEPQEEDEAFEEPGRQGERRRSRSPRRTPTPRRSPKRSRSRSHHRERDRHGPSYDRELERERERQRKERDARERDRERAERERRRSRSAERNHQERRERRRSRSGSRDKRSERKEKERDGGDDRSKRKERDHHRERPAERDRSRERKSKGENDEKRHKEDRERHREERKAKRSSRSRSRERRHKSGGGEEKSRKSDSSHSREKERDGEQRPHKRSRSRERSHHPRETSNDHSKHGDKRRSPSVE; from the exons ATGGCTAACATGGGGAGCCAGGCCATGAACAAGCCTGCGTCCGGAAAACATGGCAATGTACTGCCCCTGTGGGGCAACGAAAAGACTATGAACCTCAACCCGATGATTCTTACCAATGTCCTGTCCTCGCCGTATTTCAAAGTTCAGCTTTATGAGCTTAAGACGTACCACGAAGTTGTGGATGAAATCTATTTCAAG GTGACTCACGTTGAGCCATGGGAGAAAGGAAGCAGAAAGACTGCAGGTCAGACTGGAATGTGCGgaggg GTTCGTGGAGTTGGCACGGGTGGCATTGTGTCAACCGCCTTCTGTCTACTATACAAACTGTTTACGCTCAAGTTGACGCGCAAACAGCTGATGGGCCTCATCACGCACACGGACTCTCCCTACATCCGAGCACTTGGCTTCATGTACATACG ATACACACAACCCCCAGCCGATTTAATCGACTGGTATGACGACTTCATGGATGATGAGGAGGTATGTCATGCCTG GTGTGCAACCAGGCCTCCTTTGCTTTTCTGCATTCTACCTAATT atGCCCATTGTGCTGCAGGTGAATTGGATAGTGTATCTCAGCACTGTTGGTTTGCGTGT GAGCTGGACGTGAAGGCAGGCGGAGGCTGCGTGATGACGGTCGGCGAGATGCTGCGCTCCTTCCTCACCAAACTGGAGTGGTTCTCGACTCTGTTCCCTCGCATCCCGGTGCCTGTGCAGAAGAGCATCGACCAGCAGATGAAGAGCAGGCCCCGGAAGGTGCCTCAGAAGGAGCcccaggaggaagatgaggccTTTGAGGAACCGGGGCGGCAAGGGGAACGTCGTCGTTCCAG GAGCCCCAGGCGGACACCAACACCCAGACGCTCTCCAAAGCGGTCGAGGAGCAGGAGTCACCACCGGGAGCGAGACCGCCACGGCCCCAGCTACGACCGCGAGCTGGAAAGGGAGCGGGAACGTCAGAGGAAGGAGAGGGACGCCAGGGAGCGGGATAGGGAAAGGGCAGAGAGGGAGAGGAGACGATCCCGCAGCGCGGAACGAAACCACCAAGAGCGACGCGAGCGGCGAAGAAGCCGCAGCGGCAGCCGGGACAAAAGGAGCGAGCGCAAGGAGAAGGAGCGCGACGGAGGCGACGACAGGAGCAAGAGGAAGGAACGAGACCACCACAGGGAGCGACCCGCCGAGAGGGACAGGTCCAGGGAGAGGAAGAGCAAAGGGGAAAATGACGAAAAGAGGCACAAAGAGGACAGGGAGAGGcacagggaagagcgcaaggccaAGAGGTCGAGCCGGAGTCGCAGCCGGGAGAGGCGGCACaagagcggcggcggcgaggagAAGAGCAGGAAAAGCGACAGCAGTCACAGTAGAGAGAAAGAACGAGACGGAGAGCAACGCCCGCACAAACGCAGTCGCAGCCGAGAGAGGAGCCATCACCCGAGAGAGACCAGTAACGACCACAGCAAACACGGCGACAAACGAAGGAGTCCCAGTGTTGAGTaa
- the prpf38b gene encoding pre-mRNA-splicing factor 38B isoform X1, which yields MANMGSQAMNKPASGKHGNVLPLWGNEKTMNLNPMILTNVLSSPYFKVQLYELKTYHEVVDEIYFKVTHVEPWEKGSRKTAGQTGMCGGVRGVGTGGIVSTAFCLLYKLFTLKLTRKQLMGLITHTDSPYIRALGFMYIRYTQPPADLIDWYDDFMDDEEVCHAWCATRPPLLFCILPNCNIHISQEFLILNNWLIPLFFSLDAHCAAGELDSVSQHCWFACELDVKAGGGCVMTVGEMLRSFLTKLEWFSTLFPRIPVPVQKSIDQQMKSRPRKVPQKEPQEEDEAFEEPGRQGERRRSRSPRRTPTPRRSPKRSRSRSHHRERDRHGPSYDRELERERERQRKERDARERDRERAERERRRSRSAERNHQERRERRRSRSGSRDKRSERKEKERDGGDDRSKRKERDHHRERPAERDRSRERKSKGENDEKRHKEDRERHREERKAKRSSRSRSRERRHKSGGGEEKSRKSDSSHSREKERDGEQRPHKRSRSRERSHHPRETSNDHSKHGDKRRSPSVE from the exons ATGGCTAACATGGGGAGCCAGGCCATGAACAAGCCTGCGTCCGGAAAACATGGCAATGTACTGCCCCTGTGGGGCAACGAAAAGACTATGAACCTCAACCCGATGATTCTTACCAATGTCCTGTCCTCGCCGTATTTCAAAGTTCAGCTTTATGAGCTTAAGACGTACCACGAAGTTGTGGATGAAATCTATTTCAAG GTGACTCACGTTGAGCCATGGGAGAAAGGAAGCAGAAAGACTGCAGGTCAGACTGGAATGTGCGgaggg GTTCGTGGAGTTGGCACGGGTGGCATTGTGTCAACCGCCTTCTGTCTACTATACAAACTGTTTACGCTCAAGTTGACGCGCAAACAGCTGATGGGCCTCATCACGCACACGGACTCTCCCTACATCCGAGCACTTGGCTTCATGTACATACG ATACACACAACCCCCAGCCGATTTAATCGACTGGTATGACGACTTCATGGATGATGAGGAGGTATGTCATGCCTG GTGTGCAACCAGGCCTCCTTTGCTTTTCTGCATTCTACCTAATTGTAATATTCACATATCTCAAGAATTCCTAATCCTAAACAACTGGTTAATTCCcctgtttttttctttagatGCCCATTGTGCTGCAGGTGAATTGGATAGTGTATCTCAGCACTGTTGGTTTGCGTGT GAGCTGGACGTGAAGGCAGGCGGAGGCTGCGTGATGACGGTCGGCGAGATGCTGCGCTCCTTCCTCACCAAACTGGAGTGGTTCTCGACTCTGTTCCCTCGCATCCCGGTGCCTGTGCAGAAGAGCATCGACCAGCAGATGAAGAGCAGGCCCCGGAAGGTGCCTCAGAAGGAGCcccaggaggaagatgaggccTTTGAGGAACCGGGGCGGCAAGGGGAACGTCGTCGTTCCAG GAGCCCCAGGCGGACACCAACACCCAGACGCTCTCCAAAGCGGTCGAGGAGCAGGAGTCACCACCGGGAGCGAGACCGCCACGGCCCCAGCTACGACCGCGAGCTGGAAAGGGAGCGGGAACGTCAGAGGAAGGAGAGGGACGCCAGGGAGCGGGATAGGGAAAGGGCAGAGAGGGAGAGGAGACGATCCCGCAGCGCGGAACGAAACCACCAAGAGCGACGCGAGCGGCGAAGAAGCCGCAGCGGCAGCCGGGACAAAAGGAGCGAGCGCAAGGAGAAGGAGCGCGACGGAGGCGACGACAGGAGCAAGAGGAAGGAACGAGACCACCACAGGGAGCGACCCGCCGAGAGGGACAGGTCCAGGGAGAGGAAGAGCAAAGGGGAAAATGACGAAAAGAGGCACAAAGAGGACAGGGAGAGGcacagggaagagcgcaaggccaAGAGGTCGAGCCGGAGTCGCAGCCGGGAGAGGCGGCACaagagcggcggcggcgaggagAAGAGCAGGAAAAGCGACAGCAGTCACAGTAGAGAGAAAGAACGAGACGGAGAGCAACGCCCGCACAAACGCAGTCGCAGCCGAGAGAGGAGCCATCACCCGAGAGAGACCAGTAACGACCACAGCAAACACGGCGACAAACGAAGGAGTCCCAGTGTTGAGTaa
- the prpf38b gene encoding pre-mRNA-splicing factor 38B isoform X4, with translation MGERKQKDCRSDWNVRRGKWEVRGVGTGGIVSTAFCLLYKLFTLKLTRKQLMGLITHTDSPYIRALGFMYIRYTQPPADLIDWYDDFMDDEEVCHAWCATRPPLLFCILPNCNIHISQEFLILNNWLIPLFFSLDAHCAAGELDSVSQHCWFACELDVKAGGGCVMTVGEMLRSFLTKLEWFSTLFPRIPVPVQKSIDQQMKSRPRKVPQKEPQEEDEAFEEPGRQGERRRSRSPRRTPTPRRSPKRSRSRSHHRERDRHGPSYDRELERERERQRKERDARERDRERAERERRRSRSAERNHQERRERRRSRSGSRDKRSERKEKERDGGDDRSKRKERDHHRERPAERDRSRERKSKGENDEKRHKEDRERHREERKAKRSSRSRSRERRHKSGGGEEKSRKSDSSHSREKERDGEQRPHKRSRSRERSHHPRETSNDHSKHGDKRRSPSVE, from the exons ATGGGAGAAAGGAAGCAGAAAGACTGCAGGTCAGACTGGAATGTGCGgaggggtaagtgggaa GTTCGTGGAGTTGGCACGGGTGGCATTGTGTCAACCGCCTTCTGTCTACTATACAAACTGTTTACGCTCAAGTTGACGCGCAAACAGCTGATGGGCCTCATCACGCACACGGACTCTCCCTACATCCGAGCACTTGGCTTCATGTACATACG ATACACACAACCCCCAGCCGATTTAATCGACTGGTATGACGACTTCATGGATGATGAGGAGGTATGTCATGCCTG GTGTGCAACCAGGCCTCCTTTGCTTTTCTGCATTCTACCTAATTGTAATATTCACATATCTCAAGAATTCCTAATCCTAAACAACTGGTTAATTCCcctgtttttttctttagatGCCCATTGTGCTGCAGGTGAATTGGATAGTGTATCTCAGCACTGTTGGTTTGCGTGT GAGCTGGACGTGAAGGCAGGCGGAGGCTGCGTGATGACGGTCGGCGAGATGCTGCGCTCCTTCCTCACCAAACTGGAGTGGTTCTCGACTCTGTTCCCTCGCATCCCGGTGCCTGTGCAGAAGAGCATCGACCAGCAGATGAAGAGCAGGCCCCGGAAGGTGCCTCAGAAGGAGCcccaggaggaagatgaggccTTTGAGGAACCGGGGCGGCAAGGGGAACGTCGTCGTTCCAG GAGCCCCAGGCGGACACCAACACCCAGACGCTCTCCAAAGCGGTCGAGGAGCAGGAGTCACCACCGGGAGCGAGACCGCCACGGCCCCAGCTACGACCGCGAGCTGGAAAGGGAGCGGGAACGTCAGAGGAAGGAGAGGGACGCCAGGGAGCGGGATAGGGAAAGGGCAGAGAGGGAGAGGAGACGATCCCGCAGCGCGGAACGAAACCACCAAGAGCGACGCGAGCGGCGAAGAAGCCGCAGCGGCAGCCGGGACAAAAGGAGCGAGCGCAAGGAGAAGGAGCGCGACGGAGGCGACGACAGGAGCAAGAGGAAGGAACGAGACCACCACAGGGAGCGACCCGCCGAGAGGGACAGGTCCAGGGAGAGGAAGAGCAAAGGGGAAAATGACGAAAAGAGGCACAAAGAGGACAGGGAGAGGcacagggaagagcgcaaggccaAGAGGTCGAGCCGGAGTCGCAGCCGGGAGAGGCGGCACaagagcggcggcggcgaggagAAGAGCAGGAAAAGCGACAGCAGTCACAGTAGAGAGAAAGAACGAGACGGAGAGCAACGCCCGCACAAACGCAGTCGCAGCCGAGAGAGGAGCCATCACCCGAGAGAGACCAGTAACGACCACAGCAAACACGGCGACAAACGAAGGAGTCCCAGTGTTGAGTaa
- the prpf38b gene encoding pre-mRNA-splicing factor 38B isoform X3 produces MANMGSQAMNKPASGKHGNVLPLWGNEKTMNLNPMILTNVLSSPYFKVQLYELKTYHEVVDEIYFKVTHVEPWEKGSRKTAGQTGMCGGVRGVGTGGIVSTAFCLLYKLFTLKLTRKQLMGLITHTDSPYIRALGFMYIRYTQPPADLIDWYDDFMDDEEELDVKAGGGCVMTVGEMLRSFLTKLEWFSTLFPRIPVPVQKSIDQQMKSRPRKVPQKEPQEEDEAFEEPGRQGERRRSRSPRRTPTPRRSPKRSRSRSHHRERDRHGPSYDRELERERERQRKERDARERDRERAERERRRSRSAERNHQERRERRRSRSGSRDKRSERKEKERDGGDDRSKRKERDHHRERPAERDRSRERKSKGENDEKRHKEDRERHREERKAKRSSRSRSRERRHKSGGGEEKSRKSDSSHSREKERDGEQRPHKRSRSRERSHHPRETSNDHSKHGDKRRSPSVE; encoded by the exons ATGGCTAACATGGGGAGCCAGGCCATGAACAAGCCTGCGTCCGGAAAACATGGCAATGTACTGCCCCTGTGGGGCAACGAAAAGACTATGAACCTCAACCCGATGATTCTTACCAATGTCCTGTCCTCGCCGTATTTCAAAGTTCAGCTTTATGAGCTTAAGACGTACCACGAAGTTGTGGATGAAATCTATTTCAAG GTGACTCACGTTGAGCCATGGGAGAAAGGAAGCAGAAAGACTGCAGGTCAGACTGGAATGTGCGgaggg GTTCGTGGAGTTGGCACGGGTGGCATTGTGTCAACCGCCTTCTGTCTACTATACAAACTGTTTACGCTCAAGTTGACGCGCAAACAGCTGATGGGCCTCATCACGCACACGGACTCTCCCTACATCCGAGCACTTGGCTTCATGTACATACG ATACACACAACCCCCAGCCGATTTAATCGACTGGTATGACGACTTCATGGATGATGAGGAG GAGCTGGACGTGAAGGCAGGCGGAGGCTGCGTGATGACGGTCGGCGAGATGCTGCGCTCCTTCCTCACCAAACTGGAGTGGTTCTCGACTCTGTTCCCTCGCATCCCGGTGCCTGTGCAGAAGAGCATCGACCAGCAGATGAAGAGCAGGCCCCGGAAGGTGCCTCAGAAGGAGCcccaggaggaagatgaggccTTTGAGGAACCGGGGCGGCAAGGGGAACGTCGTCGTTCCAG GAGCCCCAGGCGGACACCAACACCCAGACGCTCTCCAAAGCGGTCGAGGAGCAGGAGTCACCACCGGGAGCGAGACCGCCACGGCCCCAGCTACGACCGCGAGCTGGAAAGGGAGCGGGAACGTCAGAGGAAGGAGAGGGACGCCAGGGAGCGGGATAGGGAAAGGGCAGAGAGGGAGAGGAGACGATCCCGCAGCGCGGAACGAAACCACCAAGAGCGACGCGAGCGGCGAAGAAGCCGCAGCGGCAGCCGGGACAAAAGGAGCGAGCGCAAGGAGAAGGAGCGCGACGGAGGCGACGACAGGAGCAAGAGGAAGGAACGAGACCACCACAGGGAGCGACCCGCCGAGAGGGACAGGTCCAGGGAGAGGAAGAGCAAAGGGGAAAATGACGAAAAGAGGCACAAAGAGGACAGGGAGAGGcacagggaagagcgcaaggccaAGAGGTCGAGCCGGAGTCGCAGCCGGGAGAGGCGGCACaagagcggcggcggcgaggagAAGAGCAGGAAAAGCGACAGCAGTCACAGTAGAGAGAAAGAACGAGACGGAGAGCAACGCCCGCACAAACGCAGTCGCAGCCGAGAGAGGAGCCATCACCCGAGAGAGACCAGTAACGACCACAGCAAACACGGCGACAAACGAAGGAGTCCCAGTGTTGAGTaa